In Bicyclus anynana chromosome 1, ilBicAnyn1.1, whole genome shotgun sequence, a single window of DNA contains:
- the LOC112052956 gene encoding lipase member I-like, with protein MKVLVILLASVALCAGSALPLIPGDNSHYVEGESRYIWMPDENDVPKLVDLHEPVDDVALAENRRGADNAYWLFTRRNPHARQIITNGDVNSVHRSNYNGARATKVIVHGWNNNGGSPVNNYIRDAFLANGDHNVIVLDWSRLANSAYNTAVAGVPDVGRTLGNFIQWLINTGGGNWNRVHFVGHSLGAHIVGNAGRQVGNRAVRVTGLDPASLQWGGNPNALNRNNGVYVEVIHTDGRLLGIMDPSGNTDFYPNGGRTPQPGCGMSSTCSHGRAFQFFASSVRTNHFVARQCRNLAEAELSNCTGAQLRMGNADLGKRGNGLFGLRTGANWPF; from the exons ATGAAGGTCCTGGTCATACTTCTCGCATCCGTGGCAT TATGCGCTGGTAGTGCACTGCCATTAATACCAGGAGACAACAGTCATTATGTCGAAGGGGAAAGCCGTTACATCTGGATGCCTGACGAAAATGATGTTCCAAAACTGGTAGACTTGCATGAACCAGTCGACGATGTGGCTCTTGCGGAAAATAGAAGAGGAGCTGATAATGCATACTGGCTTTTCACCAG ACGCAACCCACATGCCCGTCAAATTATCACAAATGGTGATGTTAATTCCGTCCATCGTTCCAATTACAACGGAGCTAGAGCAACTAAAGTCATCGTCCACGGATGGAACAACAATGGTGGCTCTCCTGTCAACAATTACATCAGAGACGCTTTCTTAGCGAACGGCGACCACAACGTGATTGTACTGGACTGGTCCCGTCTTGCCAACTCAGCATACAATACCGCAGTTGCGGGAGTTCCCGACGTCGGACGTACACTTGGAAACTTCATACAGTGGCTCATCAATACCGGCGGTGGCAACTGGAACCGCGTTCACTTTGTTGGCCACAGTTTGGGTGCTCACATTGTAGGCAATGCTGGTCGTCAAGTTGGAAATCGTGCAGTGCGTGTCAcag GTCTGGACCCTGCTAGTCTTCAATGGGGCGGCAACCCTAATGCTCTGAACCGCAACAATGGAGTTTACGTGGAGGTTATTCACACCGATGGTCGTTTACTTGGTATAATGGACCCTAGTGGCAACACCGATTTCTACCCTAACGGCGGCAGAACTCCTCAGCCTGGATGCGGAATGAGTAGCACGTGTTCCCACGGACGCGCATTCCAGTTCTTTGCTTCATCTGTACGAACGAACCATTTTGTTGCAAGGCAATGCAGAAATCTAGCTGAAGCAGAACTAAGCAACTGCACTGGTGCCCAGCTCCGCATGGGTAACGCTGACTTAGGCAAACGAGg CAATGGATTGTTTGGCCTGAGAACTGGCGCCAACTGGCCCTTCTAA